The sequence AATTTATTGAGTACAGGCGGCAGCCAGTGATAACTGGTATTGCATTCCGTACTGATCTGAATCATCCCGGTTTCTCCCGAGATCAGTTTTTTGATCTCCGGTTCTGTGGAATCAATTTCCTTGAGTACGTTATTAGCAGCTTTATACAGCTTTTTGCCTATCGGAGTAAGGATCAGTTTTTTATTGTGACGATAGAAGATAGGCGTGCCTAGCTGCACTTTAGCTTCCTTCAACTGGTAGCTGAGCGCGCTTTGCGACAGATGGAGCTTATCAATGGCACGGGTAATGCTGCCTTCCTTCACAATCACTTTGATCAGACGTAAATACCTTATCTCCATCTTTTTAATTTTGCCCAAAATTATGCGTAGATAAGTTGCAGCCCTAATTTTTTTGATGAAAAGCTTTCATGCTTACTATCAAAATATTTGATACCCACTTATCGTGCTCGCTAAAGAATTAGCTAAACATAAAAAAAGACTTTTTTGTCCCTTATTATCAAATTATTATCTTTACTCAAAATTATTATTGTAAAACACATGAGAAAAAGACTATCAGGCAGTGGAAGTAGATTACTAATTTTTGTGTTTGTTATCGGAACAGTTTGTTTATCCGCTTGTAAC comes from Catalinimonas alkaloidigena and encodes:
- a CDS encoding LysR family transcriptional regulator → MEIRYLRLIKVIVKEGSITRAIDKLHLSQSALSYQLKEAKVQLGTPIFYRHNKKLILTPIGKKLYKAANNVLKEIDSTEPEIKKLISGETGMIQISTECNTSYHWLPPVLNKFKNEFPNVGCKLYLRLLTAL